From Leptotrichia wadei, one genomic window encodes:
- the dapD gene encoding 2,3,4,5-tetrahydropyridine-2,6-dicarboxylate N-acetyltransferase, which translates to MTELEKSKAIIQYIADAKKTTPVELYTDEDIKNAYSCKVIGKDGLKVVFGDWEEIDKIIKENNLTNYYLKNDRRNSGVPMLDIKNINARIEPGVFIRDKVSIGDRAVIMMGAVINIGAEIGEGTMIDMNVVLGGRAKVGKNCHIGAGAVLAGVIEPPSADPVVIEDDVVVGANAVVLEGVRVGKGSVVAAGAIVTENVPEGVVVAGTPARIIKGVDAKTASKTELVDALRNI; encoded by the coding sequence ATGACAGAATTAGAAAAATCAAAGGCAATTATTCAATATATTGCTGATGCGAAAAAAACTACGCCTGTGGAACTTTATACAGATGAAGATATAAAAAATGCTTATTCTTGTAAAGTTATTGGAAAAGATGGATTAAAAGTAGTTTTTGGAGATTGGGAAGAAATTGATAAGATTATTAAAGAAAACAATCTTACTAATTATTATCTAAAAAATGACAGAAGAAATTCTGGTGTGCCTATGCTTGACATTAAAAATATTAATGCAAGAATTGAGCCTGGAGTATTTATCCGTGATAAAGTAAGCATCGGAGACAGAGCCGTTATTATGATGGGAGCTGTTATAAATATCGGTGCTGAAATTGGTGAAGGAACAATGATTGATATGAACGTTGTTCTTGGCGGACGTGCAAAAGTCGGGAAAAACTGCCATATAGGTGCGGGTGCAGTGCTTGCGGGAGTTATTGAGCCGCCTTCAGCTGATCCAGTAGTTATTGAGGATGATGTAGTTGTAGGAGCAAATGCAGTTGTGCTGGAAGGTGTAAGAGTTGGAAAGGGATCTGTCGTTGCGGCAGGAGCAATCGTAACCGAAAACGTGCCTGAAGGCGTAGTTGTAGCTGGAACGCCTGCCAGAATTATAAAAGGTGTAGATGCAAAAACTGCTTCAAAAACAGAATTAGTTGATGCCTTAAGAAATATTTAA
- a CDS encoding RsiV family protein: MKKLTLFFMALLVFNVSFAKEKEKIDTTFTFQGYSPTSSSSIKVSPRTKITKNSKISYPSFIGGANSDIVKNMNAIMENFISRYKSTKHVSYSTSYEVTAENSLFLSVLFTINLTDNDTGQKTVLHNAISYNLKSGKQLQLKDLFVDGFNSELTDVVNSRFKQFGLPQIDKLDDIDRQQSFYLENDALVLIFNKGEASNFADGEVYIPFLLTDLIGLLR; encoded by the coding sequence ATGAAAAAATTAACATTATTTTTTATGGCATTGCTTGTATTTAATGTGTCATTTGCAAAGGAAAAGGAAAAGATTGATACGACTTTTACATTTCAAGGGTATTCTCCAACATCAAGCAGCAGTATAAAGGTCAGTCCTAGAACAAAAATTACGAAGAACTCAAAAATTTCTTATCCATCGTTTATAGGTGGCGCAAATTCTGATATTGTTAAGAATATGAATGCAATTATGGAAAACTTTATTTCAAGATATAAATCCACAAAGCATGTATCATATAGTACTTCTTATGAAGTTACAGCGGAAAATAGTTTATTTTTAAGCGTTTTGTTTACAATTAACTTAACAGATAACGATACAGGACAAAAGACAGTTCTTCATAATGCAATATCTTATAACTTAAAAAGTGGTAAACAATTGCAACTTAAAGATTTATTTGTAGATGGATTTAATAGTGAACTGACAGATGTTGTAAATTCAAGATTTAAACAGTTTGGACTTCCACAAATTGATAAACTTGATGATATTGACAGACAACAAAGTTTCTATTTGGAAAACGATGCTCTTGTCTTGATTTTCAATAAAGGGGAAGCTTCTAACTTTGCTGATGGAGAAGTTTATATTCCATTCTTGCTTACAGACTTGATTGGTCTTTTGCGATAA
- a CDS encoding sulfate/molybdate ABC transporter ATP-binding protein — protein MYVELKNINKMYNDYKASNDINLGIKKGKLVALLGPSGSGKSTILRMIAGLETPDSGEIVIDGKVVNDVSPSKRGIGFVFQNYALFRYMTVFDNIAFGLKIAKEKKSVIKERVEKLMELVNIKGLGKRYPNQLSGGQRQRVAFARALAPNPEILLLDEPFAAIDAKVRQDLRNWLRETIDKVGITSIFVTHDQEEAIEVADEIIVTNKGKIEQIGSPKEIYANPKTAFVAKFMGNPIELENINKFKGFENLENSQKAIIRPENVSIIKSNEKFRYSASTETGIVEYTLFRGKEVEIGVRINGILIKGNRKIEEDTVSVGEEVNIYIYRAYVFGKNEEVEIVENANTRNQNDVVI, from the coding sequence ATGTATGTTGAATTAAAAAATATAAACAAAATGTATAACGACTATAAAGCGTCAAATGACATCAATTTAGGAATAAAAAAAGGGAAATTAGTGGCATTATTAGGACCTTCAGGAAGTGGGAAATCTACGATTTTGCGAATGATTGCTGGATTGGAAACACCTGATTCTGGGGAAATTGTGATAGACGGGAAAGTCGTGAATGATGTTTCGCCTAGTAAAAGAGGGATCGGTTTCGTTTTTCAAAATTATGCATTGTTTCGTTATATGACGGTTTTTGATAATATTGCTTTTGGATTGAAAATTGCGAAGGAGAAAAAGTCGGTTATTAAAGAGCGAGTGGAAAAATTGATGGAACTTGTGAATATTAAAGGGCTTGGGAAACGGTATCCAAATCAGCTTTCGGGAGGACAGCGACAAAGAGTGGCTTTTGCGAGGGCATTAGCTCCAAATCCTGAAATATTGTTGCTTGATGAACCTTTTGCGGCGATTGATGCGAAAGTTAGGCAGGATCTTAGGAACTGGTTGCGTGAAACGATTGATAAAGTGGGAATTACAAGCATTTTTGTGACTCATGATCAGGAAGAAGCAATTGAAGTGGCAGATGAGATTATTGTAACAAATAAGGGAAAAATCGAGCAAATTGGGAGTCCAAAGGAAATCTATGCCAATCCTAAAACTGCATTTGTAGCAAAATTCATGGGAAATCCAATAGAACTGGAAAATATAAACAAATTTAAAGGCTTTGAAAATTTGGAAAATAGTCAGAAAGCAATAATTCGCCCTGAAAATGTAAGTATTATAAAATCAAATGAAAAATTTAGATACTCAGCCTCAACAGAAACTGGAATTGTTGAATACACTTTATTTCGTGGAAAAGAAGTAGAAATTGGTGTAAGAATAAACGGAATTTTGATAAAAGGAAACCGAAAAATAGAAGAAGATACGGTATCTGTAGGAGAAGAAGTCAATATTTACATATATCGTGCCTATGTTTTTGGGAAAAATGAGGAAGTGGAAATTGTGGAAAATGCAAATACAAGAAATCAAAATGATGTTGTTATTTAA
- a CDS encoding tetratricopeptide repeat protein codes for MKKLLLIGAILVTGAISFADGKTDYEKAVKLAGENKITDAVKVLEGVAKGTDASYAQKANLELGAYYLKDNKVDQAKPYLQAAWGNGSSTTPEAVEAARLLYLVGIQQKNKAEAEKYIIWTDEKSGGNNADVVSSLIIFYFDNNEQSKGTARYNKAVQSANKDFVAEVNYNIGQYYLTKNNTAQAKSYLQKAYTGASDRVNGAGILLAELAMNEKNPAQAEKYLLEMNTAAKGKNGQILEILGTYYLQQNNPAKAEEFLTKTIAVEPKNSAAKILLLGIYEVQNNTAKVNSIYSQLKSASPKVTNRQIGTYFGSVGAGSLAEKYLQKAINEDKDNNAKVVLGQVYAGLGKKAEAIKILQEAVNNKVNGAAEVLKQVQAMK; via the coding sequence ATGAAAAAACTATTACTAATAGGAGCCATTTTGGTCACAGGAGCCATCTCATTTGCTGATGGAAAAACAGATTATGAAAAAGCAGTGAAATTAGCTGGAGAAAATAAAATAACAGATGCTGTAAAAGTGCTAGAAGGTGTTGCAAAAGGAACAGACGCTTCTTATGCACAAAAAGCAAATCTTGAATTAGGAGCATATTACTTAAAAGATAATAAAGTAGATCAAGCAAAACCTTATTTACAAGCAGCTTGGGGAAATGGATCATCTACAACTCCAGAAGCTGTTGAAGCCGCAAGATTACTTTACCTTGTAGGAATCCAACAAAAAAACAAGGCTGAGGCTGAAAAATATATTATCTGGACAGATGAAAAATCTGGTGGAAACAATGCTGATGTAGTATCAAGCTTAATTATTTTCTACTTTGATAATAACGAACAATCAAAAGGAACTGCAAGATATAACAAAGCTGTACAATCTGCAAATAAAGATTTCGTAGCTGAAGTTAATTACAACATTGGGCAATATTATTTAACAAAAAATAATACTGCACAAGCCAAGTCTTACTTGCAAAAAGCATATACAGGAGCTTCAGACCGTGTAAACGGAGCAGGAATTTTACTAGCTGAACTTGCAATGAATGAAAAAAATCCAGCACAAGCTGAAAAATATTTATTAGAAATGAATACAGCCGCAAAAGGTAAAAACGGTCAAATCCTTGAAATATTAGGAACTTATTATTTACAACAAAACAACCCAGCAAAAGCTGAAGAATTTTTAACAAAAACAATAGCTGTTGAACCTAAAAATTCAGCTGCGAAAATATTGCTTTTAGGAATTTACGAAGTACAAAACAATACAGCAAAAGTAAATTCAATTTATAGCCAATTAAAATCAGCTTCACCAAAAGTAACAAATAGACAAATTGGAACTTACTTTGGAAGCGTTGGTGCAGGATCATTAGCTGAAAAATATTTGCAAAAGGCAATAAACGAAGACAAAGATAATAATGCAAAAGTTGTTTTAGGTCAAGTTTATGCTGGATTAGGTAAAAAAGCCGAAGCAATCAAAATTTTACAAGAAGCTGTAAATAACAAAGTAAATGGAGCAGCAGAAGTTTTAAAACAAGTTCAAGCAATGAAATAA
- the glgP gene encoding glycogen/starch/alpha-glucan family phosphorylase — protein MSYKFTDFLNKKNEKQLSEMTNQEIYYKLLEYIKERADEKTKNESKKKIYYISAEFLIGKLLSNNLINLGIYKEVRDELKAAGKNLSHVEEVETEPSLGNGGLGRLASCFVDSMSTLGINGEGVGLNYHCGLFKQVFRNNEQKAEANYWIEDESWLRDTNIGYDVKFKNFTLHSKLKRIDILGYERDTKNYLNLFDIESIDYNLIKDGISFDEENIEKNLTLFLYPDDSTKKGELLRIYQQYFMVSNAARLIIAEATEKGSNIHDLADYAFVQINDTHPSMVIPELIRIMTEEHNISFDEAVEIVTKMTGYTNHTILAEALEKWPLDYLEEVVPNIVEIIKKLDKIIKDKYSNKKVQIIDDQNRVHMANMDIHFSSSVNGVAYLHTEILKNSELKDFYEIYPEKFNNKTNGITFRRWLESCNEDLADYFKELIGTDYLKDAEQLKELLKFVDDKNVYEKLAQIKHENKIKLKKYLKHTQGIIIDENSIIDTQIKRFHEYKRQQMNALYVIKKYLDIKNGKLPETKITVLFGGKAAPAYIIAQDIIHLILCLSEIINNDPEVNKYLNVYLVENYNVGLAEKIIPATDISEQISLASKEASGTGNMKFMLNGALTLGTMDGANVEIHDLVGDENIYIFGKQSDEIIKLYETSGYVSKDYYEQEGIKEVVDFITSDELIKVGNKERLERLQNELINKDWFMTLIDFADYCNTKERMFKDYENKDLWYKKVINNMAKAGFFSSDRTIAQYEDEIWKTK, from the coding sequence GTGAGTTATAAATTTACAGATTTTTTAAATAAAAAAAATGAAAAGCAATTAAGCGAAATGACAAATCAAGAAATTTACTATAAGTTGCTTGAATATATTAAAGAAAGAGCAGATGAAAAAACTAAAAATGAATCTAAAAAGAAAATATACTATATTTCTGCAGAATTTCTAATTGGAAAATTATTATCAAACAACTTGATTAACTTGGGAATTTATAAAGAAGTTAGAGATGAATTGAAGGCTGCAGGAAAAAATTTAAGCCACGTGGAAGAAGTTGAAACAGAACCTTCATTGGGAAATGGTGGACTTGGAAGACTTGCTTCTTGTTTCGTTGATTCAATGTCAACTTTGGGAATTAATGGAGAAGGAGTTGGACTTAACTATCATTGCGGATTATTCAAGCAAGTTTTTAGAAATAATGAGCAAAAGGCTGAAGCAAACTACTGGATTGAAGATGAAAGCTGGTTAAGAGATACAAATATCGGATATGATGTTAAATTCAAAAATTTCACTTTACATTCAAAATTAAAAAGAATTGACATTTTAGGATATGAAAGAGATACAAAAAATTACTTAAATTTATTTGACATTGAAAGTATTGACTATAATTTAATAAAAGATGGTATTTCATTCGATGAAGAAAATATTGAAAAAAATCTAACATTATTCCTATACCCTGATGACAGTACAAAAAAAGGGGAATTGCTACGTATCTATCAACAATATTTCATGGTATCAAATGCAGCAAGATTGATTATTGCTGAAGCAACTGAAAAAGGAAGCAATATTCATGATTTAGCAGATTATGCTTTTGTTCAAATTAATGATACACATCCAAGTATGGTAATTCCTGAATTAATTCGTATCATGACTGAAGAACATAATATTTCTTTTGATGAGGCAGTGGAAATTGTAACAAAAATGACTGGATACACAAATCATACAATTTTGGCAGAAGCATTGGAAAAATGGCCTTTAGATTATTTGGAAGAAGTTGTGCCAAATATTGTTGAAATTATAAAAAAACTGGATAAAATTATAAAAGATAAATATTCAAATAAAAAGGTACAAATTATAGATGATCAAAATAGAGTTCACATGGCAAATATGGATATTCACTTTTCTTCAAGTGTAAATGGAGTTGCTTATTTGCATACTGAAATATTGAAAAATAGTGAACTTAAGGATTTCTATGAAATTTATCCTGAAAAATTCAATAATAAAACAAATGGAATTACATTTAGAAGATGGCTTGAAAGCTGTAATGAAGACTTGGCTGATTACTTCAAAGAATTAATTGGTACAGATTATTTAAAAGATGCTGAACAATTAAAGGAACTTTTGAAATTTGTAGATGACAAAAATGTATATGAAAAATTAGCGCAAATTAAACACGAAAATAAAATTAAATTGAAAAAATACTTAAAACATACACAAGGAATCATTATAGATGAAAATAGTATCATTGATACTCAAATTAAAAGATTCCACGAATATAAACGTCAACAAATGAACGCTTTATATGTAATTAAAAAATATTTAGATATTAAAAATGGAAAATTGCCTGAAACAAAAATAACAGTATTATTTGGTGGAAAAGCTGCACCAGCCTACATTATTGCCCAAGACATAATCCACTTGATACTTTGTCTATCAGAAATTATAAACAACGATCCAGAAGTAAACAAATACTTAAATGTTTACCTAGTTGAAAACTATAATGTAGGATTAGCTGAAAAAATTATTCCAGCAACTGATATTTCAGAACAAATCTCTCTTGCTTCAAAAGAAGCCAGCGGAACTGGAAATATGAAATTCATGCTAAATGGAGCATTGACACTTGGAACAATGGATGGAGCAAATGTGGAAATTCATGACCTTGTAGGCGATGAAAATATTTATATTTTTGGAAAACAAAGTGATGAAATAATAAAATTATATGAAACTTCAGGTTATGTTTCAAAAGATTACTATGAACAAGAAGGAATTAAAGAAGTAGTTGATTTCATAACTTCAGATGAATTAATTAAAGTTGGAAATAAAGAAAGATTGGAAAGACTTCAAAATGAATTAATAAATAAAGACTGGTTTATGACTTTAATTGACTTTGCAGATTACTGCAATACAAAGGAAAGAATGTTTAAAGATTATGAAAACAAAGACTTGTGGTACAAAAAAGTAATAAACAATATGGCAAAAGCAGGGTTCTTCTCATCAGATAGAACAATTGCACAATATGAAGATGAAATTTGGAAAACTAAATAA
- a CDS encoding nitrite/sulfite reductase, with protein sequence MKLDNFEKIENYEAEREKKELDFIINLTREALTDPEKEKEWNAVRTSFALYTEGRKKGTFMIRPRFFESKIEIEDFEYLLDTVQKYSDKRLHLTTRQDFQLHGIKRENLPDLLETISKRGFFTKATCGDSTRAVITPETTGFEEEVFDVSPYAKITTDYILDGRTFMHLPRKYKIAFSNKEENSLYVKINDIGFQAVIQDGKKGFRVYVGGGIGPISTNAIVLREFIEEDEFLYYIHAIRSVFNDHGNRKIRARARLRYVLLNLGEEKFLELCNEYISNFYAEKGDSLKIYTRKLLDEREILDKEKKLKKIELFSSEENTDESIKNDEFIKSDRNIVAGKYKGEYGYYLRPARGNIYKEDGEKLIEFVKNLDYKVELKLTSFQSILVRGLKKEDVLKLKEIMSKYYGENEFYSSYSCIGSTTCNVGILDTPPILDYIFEFFDNDEKRELTNYLPQIRIAGCPNSCATPQIARLGFSGRRKKDGEYFAIFARGEFTGKTVKLNEIVGEIKASKIPYFLEDIANIIKNENIEFEKFANEDRFLGLIEDYKEIEVENVDFNEFRKIDAEKAW encoded by the coding sequence ATGAAACTGGATAATTTTGAGAAAATTGAAAATTATGAAGCAGAAAGAGAAAAAAAGGAGCTGGATTTTATTATAAATCTGACAAGGGAAGCGTTGACTGATCCTGAAAAGGAAAAGGAATGGAATGCGGTTAGAACTTCATTTGCGCTTTATACTGAGGGAAGAAAAAAAGGGACATTTATGATAAGACCTCGTTTTTTTGAAAGTAAAATTGAGATTGAAGATTTTGAGTATTTGCTGGATACTGTGCAAAAATACTCTGATAAGAGGCTTCATCTTACAACTAGGCAGGATTTTCAGCTGCATGGAATAAAAAGGGAAAATTTGCCAGATTTACTGGAAACTATTTCAAAAAGAGGCTTTTTTACAAAAGCGACTTGCGGAGATTCGACTAGGGCGGTAATTACACCGGAAACAACAGGATTTGAAGAAGAAGTCTTTGATGTTTCACCTTATGCAAAAATTACGACAGATTATATTTTAGACGGCCGAACATTTATGCATTTGCCAAGAAAATATAAAATTGCTTTTTCAAATAAGGAAGAAAATTCGCTTTATGTAAAAATAAACGACATTGGATTTCAAGCGGTAATTCAAGATGGGAAAAAAGGATTTCGTGTGTATGTTGGCGGAGGAATTGGACCGATTTCAACTAATGCCATTGTTTTAAGGGAATTTATTGAAGAAGATGAGTTTTTGTATTACATACATGCAATAAGAAGTGTGTTTAACGATCATGGAAATCGTAAAATTCGTGCAAGAGCAAGACTTCGTTATGTTTTATTAAATTTGGGAGAAGAAAAATTTTTGGAATTGTGTAACGAATATATTTCTAATTTTTATGCAGAAAAAGGGGACAGCCTTAAGATTTATACGAGAAAATTGCTTGATGAAAGAGAAATTTTAGATAAAGAAAAGAAATTGAAAAAAATAGAATTATTTTCTAGCGAAGAAAATACAGATGAAAGCATTAAAAATGATGAATTTATAAAAAGCGACAGAAATATTGTGGCTGGAAAGTATAAGGGAGAATATGGATATTATTTAAGACCTGCGAGAGGAAATATTTATAAGGAAGATGGAGAAAAATTAATTGAATTTGTAAAAAATTTGGATTACAAAGTTGAATTGAAACTTACAAGTTTTCAAAGTATTTTGGTTCGTGGACTTAAAAAAGAAGATGTTTTAAAATTAAAAGAAATTATGAGCAAATATTACGGAGAAAATGAATTTTACAGTTCATATTCTTGTATCGGAAGTACAACTTGTAATGTTGGAATTTTAGATACTCCGCCAATTTTAGACTATATTTTTGAATTTTTTGACAATGATGAAAAAAGAGAGCTTACAAATTATTTGCCGCAAATAAGAATTGCTGGATGTCCAAATTCATGTGCAACACCTCAAATTGCACGTCTTGGATTTAGCGGAAGACGTAAAAAGGATGGAGAATATTTTGCAATTTTTGCAAGAGGAGAATTTACAGGTAAAACTGTAAAACTAAATGAAATTGTGGGAGAAATAAAAGCAAGCAAAATACCATATTTTCTTGAAGATATTGCAAATATTATAAAAAATGAAAATATTGAATTTGAAAAATTTGCAAATGAAGATAGATTTCTTGGATTAATTGAAGATTACAAAGAAATTGAAGTAGAAAATGTTGATTTTAATGAATTTCGTAAAATTGATGCCGAAAAGGCTTGGTAA
- a CDS encoding acetylase: protein MKKILFMLVVLIFGSGIIVAGEVPEDIVFVGDSIMDSSKQYIAPNFKNPYFDTKISRQFSTLPGIVTKLVENGKLKTTLVVHLGTNGKFTDKDFDYVMKMANGKDVFFMNTAHKDPWEQEVNKKLKEKVAQYPNAYLIDWYSYAKGKNQYFYKDRTHPNDKGQRYYADFLTNEIKKHYLEENKEEENKDTKNNDSLKNNPSNPQNNDGNSEKIIDLRNLTKDTIKNY, encoded by the coding sequence ATGAAAAAAATTTTATTTATGCTAGTTGTATTAATTTTTGGTTCTGGAATTATTGTTGCTGGCGAAGTTCCAGAAGATATTGTATTTGTAGGAGATTCAATAATGGATAGCAGTAAGCAGTATATTGCTCCTAATTTTAAAAATCCATATTTTGACACAAAAATTTCACGTCAATTTTCAACACTTCCAGGAATTGTTACAAAATTAGTTGAAAATGGAAAGTTGAAAACTACGTTAGTTGTTCACCTTGGAACAAATGGAAAATTTACAGATAAAGATTTTGACTATGTTATGAAAATGGCAAATGGGAAAGATGTATTCTTTATGAATACTGCACATAAAGATCCATGGGAACAGGAAGTAAACAAAAAACTTAAGGAAAAAGTTGCTCAATATCCAAATGCCTATCTTATAGACTGGTATTCTTACGCAAAAGGTAAAAATCAATATTTTTACAAGGACAGAACTCATCCAAATGATAAAGGACAAAGATATTATGCAGACTTTTTAACAAATGAAATTAAAAAACATTATCTTGAAGAAAATAAAGAAGAAGAAAATAAGGATACAAAAAATAATGATTCTTTGAAAAATAATCCTTCAAATCCACAAAATAATGATGGAAATAGTGAAAAAATAATAGACTTGAGAAATTTAACAAAAGATACAATAAAAAACTATTAA
- a CDS encoding S66 peptidase family protein, with product MRTIKANKLLLIAVFAIASLTLNAATYKSSKSSETSTRIRNSASYQNSKNTTENEIIIPEGLKPGDTIGLIAPANYTNENSNAEVEYLKSRGFNVVYGQSFYSKWYGFGGTDNVRAKDINDMFANPNIKAIFAVRGGYGGIRIVDKLNYDTIKKNPKIISGFSDNTTLLLAINEKTGLVTFQGPMADNLKNIPPVTENAFNKAFMSNESYNLLDFDDTYSIMKNGRGSGKITGGNLSLVVATLGTDHEINTDGKILFLEETNEASYRIDRMLQQLRLAGKFDKLQGIILGDFKNPKQADPTDMTIDEVFYDNFGKLNIPIIKNFKSGHVRPFIAIPIGAKAKMDTYNRQIIIEKATK from the coding sequence GTGAGAACAATTAAAGCAAATAAATTATTATTAATAGCAGTATTCGCCATAGCCAGCCTTACATTAAATGCCGCTACATACAAATCATCAAAATCTTCAGAAACAAGCACAAGAATAAGAAATTCCGCAAGTTACCAAAACAGCAAAAATACCACAGAAAATGAAATTATTATTCCAGAAGGCCTAAAACCTGGCGACACAATCGGTTTAATCGCACCTGCAAACTACACTAACGAAAACAGCAATGCAGAAGTGGAATATTTAAAAAGCAGAGGATTTAATGTTGTCTATGGTCAATCATTTTATTCAAAATGGTATGGATTTGGAGGAACTGACAATGTGAGAGCAAAGGATATAAACGATATGTTTGCTAACCCTAATATCAAGGCTATTTTCGCTGTACGTGGAGGATATGGCGGAATCAGAATCGTAGATAAATTAAATTACGATACGATTAAAAAAAATCCTAAAATCATCTCAGGATTTAGCGATAACACAACATTACTTTTGGCAATTAATGAAAAAACAGGACTTGTAACATTTCAAGGACCTATGGCTGATAACTTAAAAAACATTCCTCCTGTTACAGAAAATGCTTTTAACAAAGCGTTTATGAGCAATGAATCATACAACTTGCTAGATTTTGATGATACATATTCAATCATGAAAAATGGACGTGGAAGCGGAAAAATTACTGGTGGAAATTTATCCTTAGTAGTTGCAACGCTTGGAACGGATCACGAAATTAATACAGATGGAAAAATACTTTTTCTGGAAGAAACAAATGAAGCAAGCTACCGTATAGATAGAATGTTACAGCAGCTTAGACTCGCTGGAAAATTTGACAAATTACAAGGAATCATACTTGGCGACTTTAAAAACCCAAAACAGGCTGATCCTACAGACATGACAATTGACGAAGTATTCTATGACAATTTTGGAAAATTAAATATCCCAATCATAAAAAACTTCAAGTCTGGACATGTAAGACCATTTATAGCCATCCCAATAGGAGCAAAAGCTAAAATGGATACTTATAATCGACAAATTATTATAGAAAAAGCTACAAAATAA